One region of Mus pahari chromosome 16, PAHARI_EIJ_v1.1, whole genome shotgun sequence genomic DNA includes:
- the Mxd3 gene encoding max dimerization protein 3 yields MEPVASNIQVLLQAAEFLERREREAEHGYASLCPHHSPGAVCRRRKPPLQAPGALNSGRSVHNELEKRRRAQLKRCLEQLRQQMPLGVDCTRYTTLSLLRRARVHIQKLEEQERQARRLKEKLRSRQQSLQQQLEQLQGLPGARERERDRLRADSLDSSGLSSERSDSDQEDLEVDVESLVFGTETELLQSFSAGREHSYSHSTGTWV; encoded by the exons ATGGAACCCGTGGCTAGCAACATCCAGGTCCTGCTGCAGGCAGCGGAGTTCCTGGAGAGGCGCGAGAGAG AGGCAGAGCACGGTTATGCGTCCTTGTGCCCACACCACAGTCCCGGGGCCGTctgcaggaggaggaagccaccccTGCAAGCTCCTGGCGCGCTGAACAGTGGGCG GTCTGTGCACAACGAGCTGGAGAAGCGCAG GAGAGCCCAGCTGAAGCGATGCTTAGAGCAACTGAGGCAGCAGATGCCCCTGGGAGTTGACTGTACCCGATACACAACACTGAGCCTGCTGCGCCGGGCCAGGGTGCATATCCAG AAGCTGGAGGAGCAGGAGCGGCAAGCCCGGCGGCTCAAGGAGAAGCTACGCAGCAGACAGCAGAgcctgcagcagcagctggagcagCTCCAAGGGTTGCCAGGAGCTAGGGAGCGGGAGCGGGACCGGCTGAGAGCAGACAGCCTGGACTCTTCAGGCCTGTCCTCTGAGCGCTCCGACTCAGACCAAG aggatctggagGTGGATGTGGAGAGCCTGGTGTTTGGGACTGAGACAGAGCTCCTACAGAGCTTCAGCGCTGGGCGGGAGCACAGCTACTCAC